CCGCGGATACCTCTTTAGCCGCCTCCGCGAGTTCGGCGGGTGAAGAAGACGCCTCGGTCTCTTCGACCTCGGTAGTCTTCGGTGAGTCCTCTGACATGTCACTCCTCCTTGATGGATGAAAAACACGGACCGCCGACACATCCGGACCGGTCCGCCCGAACGAAAAAAGTCCTTCAGCCGGTCATGCTGCCCACCGGCTCAAGTTCCTCGATTTCTCCATGGGTCAAGGCGCGCCATTTCCCGGCGGGAAGGCCGCCGCCGGCCAGTCCGCCCAGCCGCACCCTGATCAACCGCATCACGGGATGCCCCACCATGGCGCACATTCTCCGGATCTGGCGCTTGCGACCCTCGTGCAATACGATCGAAAGCCAGGTCCCGCTTTCCGTGCGCCGGATCGATTCCACGCCGGCCATTGCCGTGGTCCTGCCGTCCAGCACGACGCCTTCTCTCAGCCTATGCAGGGTGTCATCCCGCGGCACACCCTTAACGAGGACGTGATACTCCTTTTCACAACGGAAACGCGGATGCATCAACCTGTTACCCAATGCGCCGTCGTTCGTCAGGAGCAGCAGGCCCTCCGAGTCCCGGTCCAGCCTGCCGACGGGAAAGACGCGTTCCGGAATGTCCCGGATCAACGACGCAACCGTCGGCCGTCCGTAGGGATCGCTCAACGTGGTCAGATATCCGGCCGGCTTGTTGAGCAGGTAACATTTCCGGTCCGCCGATAACTCCAGCGTCCGGTCATCGACCGTCACGACATCCGAATCGGGATGGACCTGCGTGGCCAGGGAAACCACCGTCTCGCCGTTCAGCTTGACCCGGCCGGCCACGATCATCGCTTCGCTGTGCCTCCGGGAGGCGACGCCCGCCTGGGCCATGTATCTATTCAGTCTCATCGGTCGACACTATTTTCTCATCTGTTCCGTCCGGCGGACTGCCTGACTGCCCCGGCCGCGGGAACAGCGACGAGTCCAACTGTTCTTCTACTTCGTCCAGCTCGATATCCTGGTCCTTCAACAGTTCGTTCAGCTCGTCCAGCTTGGGCAGGTCCGACAGCTTGTTGAGCCCGAAATACCGGAGGAAATCACCGGTCGTCGCATAGAGAATCGGCCGGCCGACGCCTTCCCCCCTGCCGGCGATGCGTATGAGATTGCGGTCCAGCAGCGTCCGAAGCACGCCGTCGACGTTCACCCCGCGTATGGCCTCCACCTCGGACCGGCTGATCGGCTGTTTGTACGCGACGATCGAAAGGCATTCCAGGGCGGCCTGGGTGAGCCGCGACGGGATCCTGCCACGGTAAAGCCGGCGAATCCATTTCGCGTAATCCACCTTGCTGCTGAGCTGGTAGCCATTGGCCACATGCCGGATTTCGAAGCCGTGGCCGCCCTGCGCGTACTTCTCGTTCAGGGCTTCGATGCAAGCACCGACCAGGTCCTCGCCCACGTCGTCCATGATGCGGCTGAGTT
This sequence is a window from Gemmatimonadota bacterium. Protein-coding genes within it:
- the scpB gene encoding SMC-Scp complex subunit ScpB translates to MQKKLIMDEAQLDEYRAITEAVLFASDAPLSLTELSRIMDDVGEDLVGACIEALNEKYAQGGHGFEIRHVANGYQLSSKVDYAKWIRRLYRGRIPSRLTQAALECLSIVAYKQPISRSEVEAIRGVNVDGVLRTLLDRNLIRIAGRGEGVGRPILYATTGDFLRYFGLNKLSDLPKLDELNELLKDQDIELDEVEEQLDSSLFPRPGQSGSPPDGTDEKIVSTDETE
- a CDS encoding pseudouridine synthase, whose translation is MRLNRYMAQAGVASRRHSEAMIVAGRVKLNGETVVSLATQVHPDSDVVTVDDRTLELSADRKCYLLNKPAGYLTTLSDPYGRPTVASLIRDIPERVFPVGRLDRDSEGLLLLTNDGALGNRLMHPRFRCEKEYHVLVKGVPRDDTLHRLREGVVLDGRTTAMAGVESIRRTESGTWLSIVLHEGRKRQIRRMCAMVGHPVMRLIRVRLGGLAGGGLPAGKWRALTHGEIEELEPVGSMTG